One genomic segment of Kiritimatiella glycovorans includes these proteins:
- the prmC gene encoding peptide chain release factor N(5)-glutamine methyltransferase encodes MSDIRNPESCREHPGEKRAGFERRFRAAGIAWPEYCARWLAAERCGGKRREALARKIESGEPLAYALGHVPFRELDLGIDRRALIPRPETEELAGLALEALRGMPGPPERRRVVDVGTGSGCVALSLAHEFPGPAYVATDASSAALELARENAVRNGLDPGPEWRETDLLAGIEGAFDLVVSNPPYVTTAEWEALEPSVRKYEPAAALRAGADGLDLIRRLLPAAHAVLGSGGVLLMEIGAGQADAVRGLLRAAGFGRIDVIRDRAGKDRFARAHKT; translated from the coding sequence ATGAGCGATATCCGAAATCCGGAGAGCTGCCGGGAGCACCCCGGAGAAAAGCGCGCAGGATTCGAGCGCAGGTTCCGCGCGGCCGGGATCGCGTGGCCGGAGTATTGCGCACGCTGGCTGGCGGCCGAACGGTGCGGCGGGAAACGGCGGGAGGCTCTGGCGCGAAAAATCGAGTCGGGCGAGCCGCTGGCCTACGCGCTCGGCCACGTGCCCTTCCGCGAGCTGGACCTCGGCATCGACCGGCGTGCCTTGATCCCGAGACCGGAGACGGAGGAACTGGCGGGACTCGCCCTCGAGGCCCTCCGCGGTATGCCCGGCCCGCCCGAACGACGGCGGGTGGTCGATGTGGGCACGGGTTCGGGCTGCGTGGCGCTCTCGCTCGCGCACGAGTTCCCGGGTCCGGCGTACGTCGCCACGGACGCGTCGTCCGCCGCGCTGGAGCTGGCCCGCGAAAATGCTGTGCGCAACGGCCTCGATCCCGGGCCGGAATGGCGGGAGACGGATCTGCTCGCAGGGATCGAGGGGGCCTTCGACCTCGTGGTCTCCAATCCCCCGTATGTGACCACGGCGGAGTGGGAGGCCCTGGAGCCGAGTGTGCGCAAGTACGAACCCGCCGCAGCGCTCCGCGCGGGTGCGGACGGCCTCGACCTGATCCGCCGCCTGCTGCCCGCCGCCCATGCCGTTTTGGGGTCGGGCGGGGTGCTGCTGATGGAGATCGGCGCCGGCCAGGCGGATGCCGTGCGAGGGCTCCTGCGTGCCGCCGGCTTCGGCCGGATCGACGTGATCCGGGATCGGGCAGGGAAAGATCGTTTCGCGCGGGCGCACAAAACGTAG
- a CDS encoding DMT family transporter, protein MAEVRAHRGAGKGLSPSGLSALLIGIALFSTIEVASKLMQTGGGVAGDHPFWLAFFRFTGSGLLLAPLGLRLLHSGGVTPGNRDALRFAGLGLLGITVMAAFFHSAITYLPANIAALVFSCNPVFVVLFAPLVLPERITPRRVIAVAVCLAGIAVLARDGTDGPSTVGLLLMVAALIAFAFYTVIARRLTPRYGALPVTAFAVLAGGIFLLPLAWVFEGLPPGNYGAADWLGIAYLAVFATALGYFLYFYGLGHVDAGIGSMAFFLKPVLAAVFAWFVLGEGLSPHEFAGGALILAGMAVALWRRKPRRT, encoded by the coding sequence ATGGCGGAAGTACGGGCACATCGAGGCGCGGGGAAAGGGTTGAGTCCTTCCGGTTTATCGGCGCTGCTGATCGGCATCGCGCTGTTCAGCACGATCGAGGTGGCCTCGAAACTGATGCAGACCGGCGGCGGTGTAGCGGGAGATCACCCGTTCTGGCTCGCGTTCTTCCGCTTCACGGGTTCCGGCCTCCTGCTCGCCCCGCTCGGGCTGAGACTCCTGCATTCCGGGGGAGTGACCCCGGGAAACAGGGACGCGCTTCGCTTCGCCGGACTCGGTCTGCTCGGCATTACGGTGATGGCCGCTTTCTTCCACTCGGCGATCACGTATCTGCCCGCGAACATCGCCGCGCTGGTGTTCAGCTGCAACCCGGTGTTCGTCGTGCTGTTCGCCCCGCTGGTCCTGCCGGAACGAATTACGCCGCGCCGCGTGATCGCCGTCGCCGTCTGCCTGGCGGGCATCGCCGTGCTGGCCCGGGACGGCACGGACGGCCCCTCCACGGTCGGCCTGCTTCTGATGGTGGCGGCCCTGATCGCCTTCGCCTTTTACACGGTGATCGCCCGGCGTCTGACCCCGCGCTACGGGGCGCTGCCGGTGACCGCCTTCGCCGTGCTCGCGGGCGGGATCTTCCTGCTGCCCCTCGCGTGGGTCTTTGAAGGCCTGCCGCCGGGAAATTACGGCGCGGCGGACTGGCTCGGCATCGCCTATCTCGCGGTTTTCGCAACCGCGCTCGGCTACTTCCTCTACTTCTACGGCCTGGGCCACGTCGATGCCGGGATCGGTTCGATGGCGTTCTTCCTCAAACCCGTGCTCGCCGCGGTCTTCGCATGGTTCGTCCTCGGGGAAGGCCTCTCCCCGCACGAATTCGCGGGCGGCGCACTGATCCTCGCCGGCATGGCCGTCGCCCTGTGGAGGCGGAAGCCGCGAAGAACCTGA
- a CDS encoding DUF481 domain-containing protein has protein sequence MCAVLLAALCAGSVSADVLVLKNGDRLKGQFVKKDAGVIHFRSGMLGLLQVPQAKVRNVIRPKPEPKPKPQAKKAPPKPEKKFEWRKYFSGRLGGGYTLRDSDYEQRQGASSNVRRIKREDEIFRLYGNVDFDYKNEHLKWDLNYRYMEQDDLRRIDFLELSQLYRHDVGKKWFLQEETSYHRDFQRLVDREIWQTVGIGYRFLDQPRFKLLVAIGPAYQNLEQEDVGSTERMLFAVDQNLDWRTEKNQLRFFEQLEVRANSDRRLITARAGVDNRMVQNLFLRLEYRYDYDSIVNLEDPFLRKMLITSVNYRF, from the coding sequence GTGTGTGCGGTCCTCCTGGCGGCGCTGTGTGCCGGTTCCGTTTCGGCGGATGTCCTCGTACTCAAGAACGGCGACCGGCTCAAGGGGCAGTTCGTCAAAAAAGACGCGGGCGTCATTCATTTCCGTTCGGGGATGCTCGGCCTGCTTCAGGTGCCGCAGGCCAAGGTGCGGAATGTCATCCGCCCCAAACCGGAACCCAAGCCGAAGCCGCAGGCGAAAAAGGCCCCGCCGAAGCCGGAAAAGAAGTTCGAATGGCGCAAATATTTCTCCGGTCGTCTCGGCGGCGGCTACACGCTGCGCGACTCGGATTACGAGCAGCGTCAGGGGGCCTCCAGTAATGTGCGGCGCATCAAGCGTGAGGACGAGATATTCCGGCTCTATGGGAATGTCGACTTCGACTACAAGAACGAGCACCTCAAGTGGGACCTGAACTACCGCTACATGGAACAGGACGATCTGCGCCGCATCGATTTTCTCGAACTGTCCCAGCTCTACCGCCACGACGTCGGAAAGAAATGGTTCCTGCAGGAGGAAACGAGTTACCACAGGGATTTCCAGCGGCTGGTGGACCGGGAGATCTGGCAGACCGTCGGCATCGGCTACCGGTTCTTGGACCAGCCGCGGTTTAAACTCCTTGTTGCGATCGGTCCGGCGTACCAGAACCTGGAACAGGAGGACGTGGGCAGCACCGAACGGATGCTCTTCGCCGTCGATCAGAATCTCGACTGGCGCACGGAAAAGAACCAGCTCCGCTTTTTTGAACAACTTGAGGTGAGGGCCAACAGCGACCGGCGGCTCATTACCGCGCGCGCCGGCGTCGACAACCGCATGGTCCAAAACCTCTTTCTGCGCCTCGAATACCGCTACGACTACGACAGCATCGTCAACCTCGAGGACCCCTTCCTGCGGAAGATGCTGATCACCAGCGTGAACTACCGGTTCTAG